The region TCTCTTCAAACCGCGTATCAACCACATTAACTGGCGGTTCAGGTAGCAGCAAAGGCTTAGGAAAAATAAAAGGCTGAACTGACAGCACTGGAGGTACTGGAGGTTTAGAAGTAACAAAAGGCAAAGGAAATGGTTGAGTCGATACTGGAAGTACCGGAGGCTTAGATATAGGTACTAGAAGTTTGGGAGGAGACACTGAAGGCCTGGAATGGGGCAGGATTACTTGAGAAACATGAGATACACTAGAGGTAGTCGGCCGTGCAACTGGTGACAATGCCGTGGGCTCTGTAACAACTACCGATGCGCTAACCAAACGTACAAGTGGTTTTGCAGGTGCAGCAGCACTAGTAGTAAGCTTTATAGGCGGAAGCGGTGCAGATACCACAGGCCCTGAGCTCTTAAAAATATAAGCAACTATTCGCATGATAGCGGCCCAAAGTTCCTTTAAAAAAGATACGAAACGTGTACAGCTCTTCTCATTTGAAGAGTCTTGTACCGTTGATTCTGGCAATGAAGATTTTAAAGGTACAATAGTACTATTTCTAACCGAAGTTACCATAAGTAACCATCTTTTTTTAAATTAATAATTACAAGAAAGCGTAAACTACTAGTATTAAGAATACATAAACCTTCCCCCTGATTTTTTCGACACATTCCTATTTTGTGGACAAGGTCACTTTATACACACAAACAAATTCAAAATAAGGCTACTCTTATTAACTCACGTTGCGTTTAAATTGCTCAATTTTAAGAATTCTTCTTCCAAATGAAAATCATTAGGATACCATAAAGGCAATTGCCCAACACTTGGTGCATTAGCAATCTTCCAAGCCTCCCTTCTCATTTTCCCTAGGGCTTCAGAAGCTCTTTTTTTCTCCAGTTCTTTAACTCTAAAAGCTTCTTCTTCCCTTAACCTTGCAACAATCTCTTCGTCAGACACTAATTTATTCATCTGCTCCGAATAAGGATCCCATACAGCACGTATTTCCCTAATTTTCTCTTCTAATTGTTGTTTAGAAATTTCAGGCCCCTTTTGTAAAACATGTGTTACAAATTCTAAAAGTTGACGAGTCACTACTATTGATTGTTGTTGTTCCAGCTTTCTTTCAGATTTAATCAGGTTGGGTAAATAATCCCTATGAACTGTATTTACATATCCTCTAATTTGCTTTTCTATCCATATTCTGAACATCATGCCATCAGGTTTTTGTTCTAACAATCCTTCATTTATAAGCATTAATTTATTTAGTTCTTCATCTAACTCCCTGCGTAATTGAAAAAAGTCTACAAATGCTGGGGCCATTTCCATTGACTCTGTCAATGAAGGAGGATCCTGGGGGAAAGAAACTTCTAAAATGCTACTCAATGACAACAAGTTTGAATCCGTCATAGAGGTATTTAAAGAATCTGTCATTACCCCATCTTGTAGTTGTTCAGAAGATGAAACTAGAGAAGGTCTACCTACAAAAAACTCTTGTAAAATGCCTTCTATTAATGAACTTACAACTTGTTTATTTTCTTCATGAATTGTATCTGGTTGAGTTCCTGGACTAGATAGTATTGAAGGATCAATATGCTTAATTGGTGTTACACTCTGTTCGATCTTCTTCTTTGAAAACAAACTAAAAATCTTTAAAAACCCACTTAAGATGCGATCTACGATTTGTGTAATAATGGATCTAAGACCCTCTACAATAGAATAAACAAATGCAGTAAAAGGGCTTCTATTCACAATCTTCTCTACAGGTCCTATGATTACTAAAGATGTTTGTGTACTATTTTGAGTGGATAAATTATCGATGCTTTTCATGAACATCCTTAAAATTTAAATATTGTTATAACCCATAGAGCGTAACACAATTTAATATTTAAGAATGCGTAAATTTTAAAAAATATGTAAAGATCTAAGACTGAGTAATTGAAAACAAAGAGAGCCACTCTTCTCTTGTAAGTTGTTTTAAAAGAGCCTCATCATCCGTACCAATTACATCTTCCATAAGGCCTGCCTTCTTTTGAATAAGCATTGCAATATGCTCTTCAATTGTGCCTTTTGTTATAAGTTTAAAAACTTGAACACCTCGTTTTTGACCCATGCGATAGACCCGGTCCGTTGCTTGGTTTTCTCTTGCGGCATTCCACCAGCGATCATAGTGAATTACAACACTTGCAGCAGTAAGCTCTACTCCAAGACCTACTGCTTGAAGGGATCCCAAAAATACCATACACTTTGGATCCTCATGAAAACGCCTAAGTTCCTCCTCCCTATTTCTAGTGCTCCCTCGAATCGATGCAAAACTAATCCCTACCTCATTAAAATAGGTCTGCATAATATCTAACATGCCAAGATAATGCGAAAATACAACAACTTTCTGTTCACTATCCAAAGCTTCTTGTAATAGCTCTACAAATAAATTCCATTTACCCGACTCAAACTCTTTATAGCGAGATGGATCCTTAAGAAACACTGCTGGATGATCGCAAATTTGTTTAAGCTTTCCAAGGAGTGCAAAAAGAGAAAGATAAGGTATTGGTTTTGCATCATTTTCCAATTCAGAAGAGAGTGTCTGTTTTGCTTGAATGAGCATCTGCTCATAAAGCCTTTCTTGATCCTCCAAAAGCTCTGCAAAGGCCTCTTCTTCTGTTTTTTCTGGAAGCTCAAGAAGCACATCAGTCTTTTTTCTTCTAAGCACAAAGGGCTTAACAAAGCGATTCAATTGTTCTCTTGGCTTTGTTTCATGCAATTTTTCAATAGGAATAACAAAGAGTTCTCGGAAAAGATCTTCACTTGGCATGTAAGAGGGCATGACTAAATCAAACAAAGACTTTAGCTCCCTCAAGCGATTTTCAATAGGTGTTCCAGTAAGCCCTAGCTTCATCTTGGCCTTTAGCGCAAGAAGAGCTTTGTGAGTTAAGCTTTGATGGTTTTTTGCAATTTGCACCTCATCAAATACAGTTAACTCAAAAGATATTTTTACAAGCTGTTTAAGCTCAACCCTCAAGATGCCATAAGAAGTAAGTAGTAAATCATAATCCTTTTCAAATAGGCTTATATCCCTATTTTGCCCATACAACGTAAAAATACGCAAATGCGGCAAGAACATCTTTAACTTCTCTTGCCAGTGAAAAATTACGGATGTTGGACATGCAACCAAAAATTTTGCTCTATTACCTGTATGTGAGCTAATAGCAGCGATTAAGGCCATAGCCTGATGCGTCTTTCCAAGACCCATATCATCGCATAAAAGACCTGACAACTTTTGCGTATACAAAAACCAAAGCCACTTAACACCCATCTCTTGATAAGCTCTCAACGTGCTTTTAAGCGAAGAAATATCGAGTGGCACACTACTTTGAAAATGCAAAATCTCTTGCCATAATATATGCTGACTTTTCTCTTCAAAAAGCTCTCTAACTTCTTCAAAAAGTTGCAATTTGAGCACATGGAAAGCACTTAAACATAGCAGATCACAAGCCTCTTGAATTTGATACTTCTCAAATTGTAAAAGCCACTCAAAGCGCATATCTTGCAGGTCAATAAGCCCAACATCTGTAAAAAGAAAACGCTCATTTCTTTTTAAAGCCTTCCAAATGTCATTACAGTGTACAGCACCACGCTCTGTCTTATATACAAAATGAATAAGGAATTCCCCTTCATCTTGCTTTCTAAATTCATGTAATTCTAACTTAAGCTCTTTTGGTTTTTGTAATCTCGGATCCAAAAACGCTATATAAGGCATAAGCCCCTCTAGCTCGGTAGACAGAAAAAAATCCCTTTCATTTTTAGGGATGATCTTTTCTTGCTGATAAGCAAAGGGCAGTCGAATAGAAAGAGAAGTCCTTGAAAATCCCTCACCTCTTACAAAAACAAAATCCTCAAAAAATTTTAAATCAGACAGCTTATAACCTGTTGCAAACAGATAAGAAGGGGTTATTTTTATAGATAAATTCTTCTCAAGTGTAATTTTTAATTGAACTGTTTGAATAGGACTTGACGAGCTAAAAAAACCAGGAACCATTTCTAATTCATCTTCATGCACATGAATAAAAAATGAAATATCTTTTGAAGCAATGCTCATACCATTTTGGATAAAAAAACAGAGCCCTTCTTGATGCTTCGCATAAAAACCTTTATTCTCTATATAAATCCATTTATCAAAATCTTTTATCTCTTCTTTTTCATTTTCCAAATCATGCTCAGAAAAAAAGCGAAGTACATCTGACTCATCTAAGATATAATTTAAGTTAGCCCTAACACTTGTTAAATGTGTCTGGAAACCTTCCTTTGAATCTAACCAGACTTTATTTTCGCTAACAAAGTCACCCACATATTTCTTAGGAATAATTAGACTCAAATATTTCCTGTCTTGAACTTTATAAAATCCATCATCTTCTAAATAGATCCAAGAGCCAAACAACTGACTATTTACACGTTGTAAATCTCCTGTCTCTTTTAAATAAGCCTGAATATGCAGTGCATCAAGACCATCAAAAAAAATATAATAAGAAGGCCTTATCTCATCCTTGTATAGATTAAAGCCTTGTAAATGCTTTTCAATCAAAATTATATGCTTGTTAAGTACATCTTCAATATCATCTCTTTCAACATAATTTTTACTAAAAACAGGATCCTTTTCATCCATAAAAAAGCCCTGTCTTGGAATGTATTGCCACTCTCCTATGGGTATGCTTTTAACCACGTCTTTTTTATCAAATTCCACGCTATACGTGTCTGTTAAATCTCTTTCAATAACTAAACGAACATTTTCTTGATCATATAAAATTTTATCGATTTTCTCATAAGAGCTTGCGCATACCTTTAGAGGAGACGAAACTGTTAAAAGCGCAGGTATACATGTTTCTAAATCTGTAAATGCAACATAAAAAAAAAGCAAGAACGCATCAAATGCAGCTTCTATGCCCTTTGGAACTTCGTGCTTAGAATAGACAAACTGAATAGCATAATTTGCATGTCCCTCTTGAAGCAAAAACAAATGCTTTGCAAGATCACACCAAAAAGAAAGCTCATAAGCAAGTTTAAAGGCAGGTCTTCCCTCCTTCCATAGCAACAACTCTTCATCAGAAATCCTCGAAAACTTCAAGGAAGACTTCTCCGTCTCTTTGACACGCTCATGTATATTCTTTTCTAGCCAATCTTTAGATTCTGGCAATAATGCACTTATAGAAAAGAGCGGTTTACCTGTAAGCGATAAGCATTCATAAGCTGAGGGCTTCACTCGTATTATATTGTCAGAAGAAGTGCCAATGCGAAGAGCCACATTTTTACAAAGAATATTCCATAGTGAATTTCTAAAGCGTACATGAAGAGGATGAAACGATCGATTATAAACATGCTTTTTTGCAGCTAATATATGTACACAAGCATCTTCTTGATCGCTGCATTCACAAATTGCATCTACAAGCATATCTTCATCATTAAATTGCAATACTATCCAGTATTCCTTCTGGAGAGATGTGTCCGATACCAGCAGCTGATAGGCGCCCTGGCTTGAAAATTCCATCTCTTTTACGACTAATGTCATCTAATTTCCATTTAAAACAAGTGTTAAACCAGGGGGCAATTGATCACCAAAAAGTTCTTCTTGCTCTACAAGCTCTAAACTTTGCACTTCTTTTAAAAGATGGTACAACCTCTCATAGCAAGGATGATGGGCTATTTGCACAAGAATGGAGGAGATAAGCTCTTCTGGCATATTCAACTCTTTTCTCTCTACCTTTCTTGCCAGTTTTTCAATGAGATCTACTTTAGCTGAAAAATCCATTGTCTTTACGTCCAAAATAGTTTCCAACCAACTAGCAACAATTTTGCTTGGTATTGCATGAATAAAAGATGAGGTAAGATGCGCTCTTGTGCCAAGCCTTCCAATAGCCCATAAATCTACATCTAAAGCTTTACCCTCTACAACACGTTTGACTAGCAAATTACCAAGTCGTACTTTTTGATCCAAGTTAATGCATTCCAAGGAAGCTATTAAACGAAGACTCTCTGCATATTCGTAAGGGTTCATTTTATTTTTAGAAGCACTTTTTTGTTCAAGCTGTAAAAATAAGGCAGGCAAAACTTCACTTGCAAGCTGCAACTGCTGCCCTTTGTTAAGGCCTCCTGCAATTCTTCTATAACAAATCCATCTTTGTATAACAACATCAACAGGCTTTTGCTTTTTATATTCTGCTAAAATAAGCTTCCAAAGCTCTTTTATACGAAAATCATCTAAAGGATATCCAAGACCTGGACGCAAAAAAAACCCAAGCAGATTCCATGCACGAACTTCTCTATGTATGGAAGCAAAAAAATCTGTTTTTAGCTCCAAAAGAGCATCAAATAAACCTCTTAAAACACTTGGAGGCCAAAGTTGCTTAGGGGTTCCAAGAACACTTTCTAATTCAACTACAATATTTTTAGGATCTCTACAAAATTGCTCTTTAAGAAGCCAAGCAGCCTTTTGTAAATGTTCTACTTCATGCGTTTCGTCCATTCTTTTTTTCTCAAGAGAATCTATTGCATTCTCTTTTCCCTCATGACTTTTTATCTGAAATTCTAAAAGCCATTTATGCTCAGATTGCACTGATTGTAACCAAAGCTGTACGATACCAATTGGAGTAAGCTCTGCACACAAATGCACTTGAATGGGCCCAACACTTTTTCCATAGCGAAGTACTGTTTGGATAGGTGGCAAAAAAAGCATATCTCCAGGAACAATTGTTAAAACATCTCCCGACACATCTTGCAGTCGCACATTAGAACTCATCAGCTGAAAACTAATAGGAGAGCCTGCTTTTGCAATAAACTCATGCTTTGATTCATAAATAAAACCATCTTCTTCTCCTTTTACAAGCAATGCTAAAGCCTTTTTTTCTTTATTTTCATATGTATCTTTGCACTCAATTTCTAAATAATAAGACCTTGCAAGACCTGCCTTAATTTTTATACCAAGACCTCTTTGTACCCGACCAAAATAGGCAGATCCCCTTGCAACAGCAAGATCCAAGCTTGTACTTACAAGCTCTTCTGGAACCGCTACATTGAACCATTGAGAAATAGATCTTAAAACAGCATTCCTAAAAAGCTCTGGCTTTGTGCTTCCTCCATTGAAAAGCACATGCGTTGGAACTTTTTTATTTATATGAAGAAATTCTGCTAAATGCTTTAGAATGGAGGGTTCTGCTTCAAAATCAAGGCTCAAAGGACGAATACCCGATTTTTTCTTTAACTTCAAAGCCTCTTCAAAAGGTTCTTCCTTAAAAAAACCCTCTTTTAGAAAGTCTATGACCTCTTCTTTTTTTACATCCAAGCCTACACTGCCAGAAATTACTTTAGAGCCTTTTCCTTGAAAAAACAGAGAGATTTTTTCCCTTGCTTGCAAAGAGAAAAATTCCTCTTTTGCATTTCTTGCAAGCAATGTAAGCTGAAGCTGTTGCTCTATATCCAATTTTCCATTAATTTTTCCTTCAAGATAATGAGCAAGAGCAAAATCCATATTATCACCTCCAAGTAAGAGATGATTACCAACAGCCATACGTTGAAAGCCCAAGTTACCAGAAGATACACTCACTTCAATCAAGCTAAAATCTGTAGTTCCACCGCCAATATCGACAACAAGTACAACGTCATTTTCTTGAAATTTGGTGATTGCACTTTTTTCATTAGCGCAAATCCAGCTATAAAATGCAGCTTGTGGCTCCTCTAAAAGTGTAACCTTAGAGAGCCCTGCCATTTTTGCAGCTTCTATTGTAAGTACCCTTGCAACTTCATCAAAAGAGGCAGGCACTGTCAATATAATATCTTGCTCTTCAAACTCAGCTGCCAGATCTCCTTTTGCAATTGATGCATTCCAACTCTCAATAATATGACGCAGATACAAAGCACTTGCTTCTACTGGGCTCAAGCGTCTAGTTACATCAAAACACTCGGGAGGAAGAATTTTTTCTCTTCGGTAAGCCGATGCATTACAAAGCCAGCTTTTTGCCGACTGCACGAGCTTAGTAGGGGTTTTCACCCCTTCATCCTTGGCAAAATATCCAACAACATTTCTTTTTTCAACTCCCCAAGGAAGCTCTAAAGAGCCTTTTGGAAATTCTTGATCTCCTGCAAGGTAACAAAATGAAGGCAGGAGCTCTTTTGACTCAATGAGCCCTGGCATTGTTAATTGCGGTATTAAAAAAGTGCGTATATGTTTTCCGGAAAAATGCTCATTTTTCGTATCCACATAGGCAACAGAACAGTTTGTTGTTCCAAGATCAATACCTATGATATAGCGAGAATGTATACGCATAATTAATTACAACTGCTGACGGCGGCTTCGAATTCTAGTGATAATAATTTTGAAACCCCTTTTTCCTCCATGGAAATACCCAAAAGCAAATCTGCAATGGACATGGTTCTCTTATTGTGGGTAATCACGATAAACTGAGTCTTGGAAGAAAACAGCCTTAACATACGTGTAAATCGATCCACATTCATTTCATCGAGCGGTGCATCCACTTCATCAAGCAAACAAAATGCGGAAGGTTTTACTTCAAAAATTGCAAAAAGTAGTGCAAGAGCCGTTAAACACTTTTCTCCACCAGATAAAAGCAAAATAGAGCGCATCTCTTTTCCAGGGGGTTTTGCTATAATATCCACACCCGATTCTAAAGGGTCTTGATGGTTGGTAAGACGCAAATCTGCATCTCCCCCCTCAAACAATAGCTGAAAATTCTTTTTAAAATTATCACGTATCAAATTAAAGGTATTTGTAAATAGTTTTAAACTCTCATCATCCAGTTTTGCAATAATCTTCATAAGCTCATCTTTAGATGCTTTTAAATCCAATAGCTGTCCATTTAAAAACTGCTCTTGCTCTTTTTGCTTTTCATACTCATCAATTGCTGCAAGGTTTACATCTTTTTCTTTTGCAAGCATTTCTTTAAGGCTACCACTCTCTTTTTGCAGCTCTTGAATGTTCTTCTCATCCAAAATACTTTCTTGATCTAAACTCTCTAACTCCATACCCATCCCTTGCATCTGTTCTTCAATGGATGTACGCGTTGCTTGCTCTTGAACAAGATGCAATTGAAGTTGGTGAATTTGTTCTTCCTCTTTCTTTTGTCTTTCATTAAAAAGCTTAAGTTCTTTTTCTACCTCTTTACAAAGGATATTTTGTGCATCCAACTCTTGTTTTAAAAGTTGAAAAACACCCTCTTGCTCTACGAGCGATACTTTTAATAAGGTAATCTCTTCTTCCAACCCCTTAATTGTCTCTTTAAATGCATCTTTTCTGCTACATATAGCTTGAAGATCATTTACCAGACGCTCTTCTTGTTCCACATGCTCTTTTTGGGTTACAGAAAAGATATCGATAGAACGCTTATAATTTTGCCTCTCTTCTTCACTTTTCTTAAAAAGGTTTTCTTTAGATTTTAGATCAACTTCTTTAGACTTTAGATCCTCTTGAAGTGCGTTAAGAGCGTCTTCTAAAGCTTGGAACTGTTTTGACTTATCATCAAACACATGTTTAACATCTGCTTCTTGGTCGATCCATTTGAGCAGTAATCTAGAAACTTCTTCCAAACTATCTTCTAGCTTTTTCTTTTCTTGTATGTTGTTTTGCAAATCCCTATTAAAACGCTCCTTATCAGAGAGCACTCTTTGCAAACCAAAATTTGCCTCTACAAGCTTCATTTCCAGCTGACGAAGCTCTTTTTCAAATAAACCCTTTTTTTGAATTACATCTTCTTTTTTAGTATTATGCTCTCTTATTTCTACTGCTATAGAAGACAGCTTTTCTTGTAATAGCTGAATCTCCTTTTCAAATTCCTTTACTCTAGCCTCTCTTAAAAAAGTATTTTTCTCTCCAGAGACTGGAAAAAAGAGCACTTTTTTATGGTCTAGGAAATACCCTTCTTTAGAAGTAAGCTCAAAGCCTTCTCTTGCAAACAAAGAAGACTCTTCTGCAAGCTGTGTAGATGCAAAAAAGTGCTTTGCAATCGGCTCTTTTGTAATATGCTCTAAAAGGGTATGAGCTTGCTTTACATCCCTCGTATCTATATCTTCCAAACAAAAGATGGAAAATTCTTTAATTCCCTGCTCTTTTGCAAAATGAAGGACCCTATTCAAATGCTCTTTACTTTCTACAACAAGCGTCTCTGTATAAACCCGAAGTAGTGGCCCCAAAGCCTTTTCAAAAGTGCTATCAGCATGAATCATTTCATAAAGAGGCCTAATAAGCCCAAATAAAGAAGAAGACTTCTGTTTTGATTCCTGTAAAAGCCTTTTAGAACCCTTAGAAATCCCTTCAAAATCATCTTTTAATGCCAAAAGAGCCTTTCTCTTGGCAGAAAATTCGTGATGAGCTTTTTGCAACTCATTTTCTTGCAGATTAAGCTCTTTTATCCTCTTTTCACTCGCAGCAACTTCTGCAATACATGTTATAAGATCTTTCTTTCTAACATCAATTTCTTTAGAAAGGGCTTCAAAAGTATCTCTTTTCTCTTTTTCATTATTTAAACACTCTTTAAGTTGTGTTTGAATTCGCTCTTCATCATAGCGCAAATAAGAACACCTCTCTTGTCCTGTTTCCAAGCGAAGACGCTTTTCTTGTAACTCTCTTTGAAACTTACTCTCACTCTGAGCAAGCTTTAAAAGCTCTTGCTGCAGCTCTTTTTGACGCATTCTAAGAGGATTTTCTTCTGTTTTCAATGTAATAAACTGAGTTTCTGCAGCTTTAAAACAACACGCAATCTCTTCAAGTTCTTTTTCTCGAGAAAAAAAGTGCTCCTTAATCTGCAAGTGTTCTACAAGCTTACTTTCTTGTTTCTTTTTCAAGGCAAGTTGATCTTCTAAAAGCCTTTTTTCTCTCTCAAAAAGCTCCTCTCTTTGCTTTTTTTCACTTCCAAGCAAGGATCGCTTTAACTCTTCATTTGCTTTGATACGATTTTTTTTATCTTTGGAATCAACTAAAGCACTCTCTTTTTCTTTTAAAGAAGACTTTAACGATTTCTCTTTCTCAGAAATAGAAGCAAGAGATTCTTTAACAATTTGCAGACGATCCGTTATCTCTCTACTTTCTCTTAAATAACTAGCCTCTTCTCTTTTACAAGAGTACCATTTAATCATTAAAATTTGCTTTTCAACAAATTCAAGACGCGTCTTACTCTCTTTGTAAATACGAGCAACTTTTGCCTGACTTTCAAGCAATTCTTTTTGCTCAAATACCATATGGTGAATATCTTCTGCACGAGCTAAATTCTCTGCTACTTGCTCTAACTTCTTCAGCGTTTCTCGTTTTCTTTGCTTAAAGCGCAAAATACCAGAAGCTTCTTCAAAAATAAGCCTTCGCTCTTGTGGACCATCATGAATCACATGATCGATTTTTCCCTGCTCAAAAATACAATAAGCATCCTTTCCAAGCCCTGTATCCCAAAATAAGCTCTCAATGTCTCGAAGGCGCACAGGTTTCCTATTAATCAAATATTCAGATTCGCCCGATCGGTAAATGCGTCTTGTCACAGAAACTTCTGAATAATCTATGGGTAAAACTTTTGCTTCATTATCAAAAGTAAGCGTGACTTCTGCAACATTGAGCGCTTTTCTCTTTCCTGCCCCCGAGAAAATAAGATCGTACATCTTATCACCACGAATCGACTTTGCAGACTGCTCACCCAAAACCCATCTGAATGCGTCCACTATGTTGGATTTTCCACACCCGTTGGGACCTACGATTGCAGCTATTCCAGAGCCAAAATCCAACACCGTCTTATCGGCAAAAGATTTAAATCCTAATATCGTAACATTTTTTAGCTTCACAAGCTTATTTCCTGAATTGTATGAACAAGGAGAAAATAACATGTTTGTTAGATAATTGCAAACGTAGTAAGTTAAAATTATGAATACGCTTCCAGGAAAACTACTTCCCTTTCTATGGTATTTTAGTAAAAAGCACTCGCTTCACTTACTAGGACTCATATTTGTCGCCATCTTTTGGGCAATTGACCTCTCCTTATCTCCTTACATGGTAAAACTTATTATCGACGGTGTTTCTTCTTGGGAACCAGGGGTGGACAGCCTTTTTTATACAGTGGGAATGCCGTCTATAGCCTATGTTGCGCTTGCTCTCTTCATAGGTATCGTTTTTCGTTTTTATGATTATGTCATGATAAAACTTGCACCCATCATGAAAAATGAGATCATTCTAGAGATGTTCAACTACATTATCGACCACTCCTATAGCTACTTTCAACAAAACTTTTCGGGTAGCCTTTCAAACAAAATCAATGATATCTCAAAAGGCTCTGTTAAAATCATCACAGAATTCGTCGATCTTTTTCTCTCGCGCTTTTTCTGCCTTATTGCAGCAATCATTACCATGTACCTCGTGCATGCCTCTTTTGCAATTACACTTACTCTATGGACCGTTTTATTTATCTCTATCTCATTGCTTTTATCCAGAAAATCACAAGAGTACTCAAAAGTTTATTCGGAATCAAAAAGCCATGTGATGGGAAAAATTGTTGACTGCATCACCAATGTGCTGAATATCAAACTCTTTGCAAGAAAAGAGTATGAAAAGCGCTATCTAAAAAAGTACTTAGATGATGCAGCAATAAAAGATCAAAGCCTGCATTGGTACCTATTAAAGCTAAAAGCTTTCCAGGCGCTTGCAATCACCCTACTCATTGCTTTCATGCTATGGCTTTTAATCAATGCTCGCATCAAAGAAGAGGTCACAATTGGCGACTTTGCGCTTATTTTAGGGCTTACTATGTCTATTGTTGATCAACTTTTTACTGTAGCTCAAGAGCTCATCAATTTCTCTGAAGATTTAGGGACATGTAGCCAAGCGCTTTCCATCATATCTACACCTCACGACCTTATAGATGCTCCCAATGCAACCACCTTAAACGTCACACGCGGTGAAATCATATTTGATAAAGTACATTTTCGTTATCGAAAAGGTCACAATATTTTTACGGATAAATCAATCATCATTCACTCTGGAGAAAAAGTAGGTTTTGTTGGATTTTCTGGAAGTGGAAAAAGCACATTCATCAACCTCATACTACGCTTTTTTTCCATAAACTCTGGAAAAATTTTGATCGATGGACAAGATATTACGACAGTAACCCAAGACTCTCTTCGCAGTCAAATTGCCATGATCCCTCAAGATCCCATCTTATTTCATCGCTCACTCATGGAAAATATTCGTTATGGAAAACCAGAGGCTAGTGATGAAGAGGTCATCGAATCATCAAAAAAAGCGCATTGCCATGAATTTATCGAAAAGCTAAAGGGGGGTTATTCATCTCTTGTTGGAGAAAGAGGGATCAAACTCTCAGGAGGACAAAGACAGCGCATAGCTATTGCAAGAGCCATTTTAAAAGATGCTCCTATCTTGATTTTAGATGAAGCAACTTCCTCTCTTGATTCTATTACAGAAAACTACATTCAAGAAAGCCTTACAAAGCTTATGGAAAACAGAACCACCATAGTTGTGGCTCACCGTCTATCCACCCTTTTTAACATGGACCGCATACTTGTATTTAACCATGGTAAAGTCGTAGAAGAGGGCAATCACCAAGAGCTTATTGCAAATAACAGTCATTACGCAAAGCTATGGAACATGCAAGCGGGCGGCTTTCTCTCAAATAAGCCTTAATCTGGCCAGTAGTGTACATGCAACTTTAGCTTGTGAGGTGCAGGATATCCTTCAACATATTTTTCTTCGAAGGCCTTCATCTTTGCATGAGCCTCATTGATATTTGCTTGCTTCTGCTTAGGCGACTTACCCTTATTTGTTTGATCCAAGTCTT is a window of Chlamydiales bacterium DNA encoding:
- a CDS encoding Hsp70 family protein yields the protein MRIHSRYIIGIDLGTTNCSVAYVDTKNEHFSGKHIRTFLIPQLTMPGLIESKELLPSFCYLAGDQEFPKGSLELPWGVEKRNVVGYFAKDEGVKTPTKLVQSAKSWLCNASAYRREKILPPECFDVTRRLSPVEASALYLRHIIESWNASIAKGDLAAEFEEQDIILTVPASFDEVARVLTIEAAKMAGLSKVTLLEEPQAAFYSWICANEKSAITKFQENDVVLVVDIGGGTTDFSLIEVSVSSGNLGFQRMAVGNHLLLGGDNMDFALAHYLEGKINGKLDIEQQLQLTLLARNAKEEFFSLQAREKISLFFQGKGSKVISGSVGLDVKKEEVIDFLKEGFFKEEPFEEALKLKKKSGIRPLSLDFEAEPSILKHLAEFLHINKKVPTHVLFNGGSTKPELFRNAVLRSISQWFNVAVPEELVSTSLDLAVARGSAYFGRVQRGLGIKIKAGLARSYYLEIECKDTYENKEKKALALLVKGEEDGFIYESKHEFIAKAGSPISFQLMSSNVRLQDVSGDVLTIVPGDMLFLPPIQTVLRYGKSVGPIQVHLCAELTPIGIVQLWLQSVQSEHKWLLEFQIKSHEGKENAIDSLEKKRMDETHEVEHLQKAAWLLKEQFCRDPKNIVVELESVLGTPKQLWPPSVLRGLFDALLELKTDFFASIHREVRAWNLLGFFLRPGLGYPLDDFRIKELWKLILAEYKKQKPVDVVIQRWICYRRIAGGLNKGQQLQLASEVLPALFLQLEQKSASKNKMNPYEYAESLRLIASLECINLDQKVRLGNLLVKRVVEGKALDVDLWAIGRLGTRAHLTSSFIHAIPSKIVASWLETILDVKTMDFSAKVDLIEKLARKVERKELNMPEELISSILVQIAHHPCYERLYHLLKEVQSLELVEQEELFGDQLPPGLTLVLNGN
- a CDS encoding DEAD/DEAH box helicase, coding for MTLVVKEMEFSSQGAYQLLVSDTSLQKEYWIVLQFNDEDMLVDAICECSDQEDACVHILAAKKHVYNRSFHPLHVRFRNSLWNILCKNVALRIGTSSDNIIRVKPSAYECLSLTGKPLFSISALLPESKDWLEKNIHERVKETEKSSLKFSRISDEELLLWKEGRPAFKLAYELSFWCDLAKHLFLLQEGHANYAIQFVYSKHEVPKGIEAAFDAFLLFFYVAFTDLETCIPALLTVSSPLKVCASSYEKIDKILYDQENVRLVIERDLTDTYSVEFDKKDVVKSIPIGEWQYIPRQGFFMDEKDPVFSKNYVERDDIEDVLNKHIILIEKHLQGFNLYKDEIRPSYYIFFDGLDALHIQAYLKETGDLQRVNSQLFGSWIYLEDDGFYKVQDRKYLSLIIPKKYVGDFVSENKVWLDSKEGFQTHLTSVRANLNYILDESDVLRFFSEHDLENEKEEIKDFDKWIYIENKGFYAKHQEGLCFFIQNGMSIASKDISFFIHVHEDELEMVPGFFSSSSPIQTVQLKITLEKNLSIKITPSYLFATGYKLSDLKFFEDFVFVRGEGFSRTSLSIRLPFAYQQEKIIPKNERDFFLSTELEGLMPYIAFLDPRLQKPKELKLELHEFRKQDEGEFLIHFVYKTERGAVHCNDIWKALKRNERFLFTDVGLIDLQDMRFEWLLQFEKYQIQEACDLLCLSAFHVLKLQLFEEVRELFEEKSQHILWQEILHFQSSVPLDISSLKSTLRAYQEMGVKWLWFLYTQKLSGLLCDDMGLGKTHQAMALIAAISSHTGNRAKFLVACPTSVIFHWQEKLKMFLPHLRIFTLYGQNRDISLFEKDYDLLLTSYGILRVELKQLVKISFELTVFDEVQIAKNHQSLTHKALLALKAKMKLGLTGTPIENRLRELKSLFDLVMPSYMPSEDLFRELFVIPIEKLHETKPREQLNRFVKPFVLRRKKTDVLLELPEKTEEEAFAELLEDQERLYEQMLIQAKQTLSSELENDAKPIPYLSLFALLGKLKQICDHPAVFLKDPSRYKEFESGKWNLFVELLQEALDSEQKVVVFSHYLGMLDIMQTYFNEVGISFASIRGSTRNREEELRRFHEDPKCMVFLGSLQAVGLGVELTAASVVIHYDRWWNAARENQATDRVYRMGQKRGVQVFKLITKGTIEEHIAMLIQKKAGLMEDVIGTDDEALLKQLTREEWLSLFSITQS